Part of the Clostridia bacterium genome is shown below.
TTTGGTGTGGGGGGGCTGGTATTTTTTTATACCCCACCGCCCCCCGCGGAGCCCCAACACGGCCGCGCCGCGCCCCCACGGTGCAAACGCCCCCGCGAGGAGGCCGCCAAGCCCCCACCCGGCGGCCAGCACGGGGCCGCCGGTGCCCATGAGCACGCACGCCGCCCCCAGCGCGATGCCGGTCGCTGCCGCCGCCCCGGCGCCCGCGAGGCGCGCCGCCGCCAGCGTCACGAACGTGACGAGCACCGTCCGCAGGTCCACGGGCCCGAACGCGATCCCGCCCATGCCGCCGATCGCGACGGCCGCCGCGGTGGCGACGCCGACGGCCACCGCCAGCGTCTCGGGTCCCTCGTGCGCCTCGTCGCCGTCCGCGATCCAAACCGGTCGCGCGCCCGCCGCCCGCCCGCCCGGGCGAAGGACGGCCAGAGCCGGCGCGTAGAGGCTCGCCAGCAGGGGGATGAGGACAGCCTGGAACAGCGTGACCGACCAGGCGCCGGCCGGCCCCTCGCGGATGGCGAAGGGCGCGCCGATGAGCGCGGCGAGGCCGGCGATCGTCGCCCCCCACCACGCGGAACCGGCGGGCGCCGTCCCCTGCGCCCGCCCGTAGACGAACGCGGCGGCGCCGAGCAGAAACGCCTGCGCCGCCGGGAGGAAGCCTTTCGCCGTCGCCGCGCCCGCCACGGTGCCCACAAGCGTGACGAGGGCAGCCGGCCCGCCCCAGGTCCAGTCGACCGCCGCCACGAGGGCCGGACCGAAGGGCGCGAGCACGCCGAGCAGGGCGGCCCGGCCGAAGAGCACGCTCACGACGAGGAGCGCCAGGGTGGCGCCCGGCGCCAGGCGGACCCCGGACGCGACCGGAGCGCGGTGGGCGAGACGCGTTCGACCGGTGCTGGAATGCGTGCTTGCAGACATGGGGGCCTCCCCGGCGACAGGTTGTCCCCCTCATGATGGGCGGGGCGGCCGCGCGAGGTCTGTCGGAGGGCGCGGCCACCGTGCGTGGCCAGGCGACACGCGCGGCGCGCAGCCGACAACCGCGGCGCCGCGCGTCGAACGGGGACGCCGCGAACGCGCGGGCCGGCGCGGGTCGAGCGGCGGGCGCACCCCGGGTGACGGCGGGATCCACCGGCGCGCTCCGGTGGCGCGGGTGCCGAAGGTCAGGGCAGGTACGGCATGGGCGCGCGCGGGGTGAGCCATGGCCGCGCCGCGCGGCGCGCCTCCGCGAGGAGCGCGCCGGCCGAGGCGAATCCTGTCAAGCGGCGCAGGACGGCGCGCGTTGGGAGGAGCAGCGGCGGACCGCCCGTGTTGAGGGCGTCCTCCGGCCGCCACCATTCGAGTCGCACAAATTCCCTCGTGTGCGGCCGCGGCGTCTCTCCGGGCGGCATCGGCGCCGCGTAAAACCGCGTGAAGAAGCGCACCGCCAAGTGGGGCGGCGCCTCCAGCCAGCCGAGCTCGACGAGCCCGGCGAGACGCTCGGGCGCCAGGCCGGCCAGCGCTCCAGGGACGTCGCCGGCGAGCAGCCGTTCCCGCTCCGCCTCCCCTGGCCGGGGCGCCCCGCCCAGCCAGATTCCCGTTTCCTCGAACGTCTCGCGGACGGCAGCCCGGCGGAAGGCGACGTCCGGCACGTCCGAGGGGCGCAGCCAAAGGGCCCCTTCCGAAGGGCCGCGCCCGGCGTGCGGACGGTGCCCGCCGGCACGCTCAAGAAGCGAGCCGGGCGCCGTCGGCCCGTCGAGGTCGCCGGGCTGGACCGAGCCGCCGGGAAACGCCGCCACGTCGGGCATCGTGCCCTCCGGCGCGCGGATGCCCATGAGGACTTCCACTCCCCGCGGTCCGTCGCGCAGCAAGACGACGCTCGCGGACGGGCGGGCCGCCACCGGCCCCCCGCCGCGCGCGCGCGGGACGGCCGATGGCAGGTGCGCCTCCGGGTCGGCGGCCGCCATCACCACCCCGCGCATGGTGCGAGCCACCGCGCAGGGCGGCGCGTCCCGGTCCGCGAGCCCGAAGCGGTCGAGGAGGATGCCGCGCATCCCGATCCCCGCGGCGCCCGCCACGTCGTTGACGTAGTCGTCGCCCACCATGACGGCGCCTTCCGCAGAGGCGCCGAGCAGCCCGAGGGCGTGCTCGAAGATCCGCGGATGCGGCTTTTGCACGCCCACTTCCGACGAGAGGACGACCGCGTCAAAGAGATCGAGGAGGCCGCACGCCTGCAGGACGGCGCGTCCCGACGCGCCCCAGTTGGAGACGGCCGCGAGGCGCACGCCGAGGGCGCGCAGTTCCCGCAGGGCGGGGACGACGTCGGGGTACGGGCGCCACGCGTGGCCGCCGGCGGCCCAGGCCCGCGCCGCCGGCGCGAGCATCTCCCGCGCGGCCCCCGGCTCCCAGCCGGCGTGCCGCTCCACGATGGCGGCGAGAATCTCCGTGTAGTCGTCGATCCAACCGTAGACCGGGTCGCCGGCGCGTTCGGGAAAGCGGCGGGCGAATTCACGGTCGGCCTGGGACAAGAGCTCGTGTACGGAGCCCAGGTCGAGGCCGCCGCCGGCCCGGTCCAGTGCGGCGTGGAACGCCTCGCTGCGCCCGTTCGTGAGAAGGGTGTAGCTCAGGTCGAAGAGGACGGCGTCGAGCTTCCGGGCCATGCGTGGGGATTCGGCTCCGCGCGGCCGCCATCCTGCGCCCGCCCGCCGTCAGCGCGCGTACAGGCGCCAGATCGCGGCGCGGACGCCCCAGCGGCGGCGAAGGGCCAGCAGGTCCGGCCCGAGCGGGCGCCCGCCCGTGAAGTACCAGGGTTCGGCGAACACGCGCTCCGGGCGCGGGATATCCTTTGCGTCGCGGTCGTTCGGGCTCGGTGCGCTCCTGCCGCCGGGCAGCACCACGAACGCCGGGCGCGGCCGGCGGGTCTCGCCGGCTTCGTCGACGACAGGCCGCACGGCAGTCCCTCCCCGACAACATATTGTGCAGGGAGGCCTCGCCATGCTCCGGTACAATGTGGACAACGGCAGGCAAAATCCGGAAAGGGGCGATCGGCGTGCCGGTGCTGTCTCCTGAAGAGCGCTCGCACCAGCTGGCGGGCCTCGTCGGCTGGGAGGACGGCGGCGACGAGATCCGCAAGCGCTTCGCGTTCTCGTCGTTCCCGCAGGCGATGGAATTCGTCGCGAAGGTGGCGGAGCTCGCCAACCGGCGCAACCACCACCCGGACATCCTCATCCAGTACGACAAGGTCACCCTGATCCTCACGACGCACCGCGAGGGCGGCGTGACGGAGAAGGACATCGCGTTCGCCCAGGCGGTGGACGCCCTATCGAGCCAGTAGGCGCTCCAGGGCCGCGAGGTCCTCGGGGCGGTCGACGTCGCGCCACCACTCGCCGGGCAGCTCAAGGAAGCGCGTGCGCGAGCGAGCCGCCTCCCAGACGGCGCGGGCGCCGCGGTCGCCGGAGAGGCGCAGGAGCGCGGGAAAGTCGGCGGCCGGAAAGAGCGCGGGCGGCGTGGGTCCGGAGGGGCCCTGCGCCACGACGATCCATCCCGGCTCCCAGGCATCGACGATCGCGCGGAGCACGCCGCCGCCGGCGGCCGGCATGTCGCCGAGGCATAGAAGCAGGCCGTCCGCCTGCAGGTCCTGGGCGCAGCGCGCCGCGACGCGCACGGATGAAGCCATGCCCTCTTCCGCGTCCGGGTTTTCGACAACGCGCACGGGAATGGCCGCGCCGGGCACGCGGG
Proteins encoded:
- a CDS encoding HAD-IA family hydrolase — its product is MARKLDAVLFDLSYTLLTNGRSEAFHAALDRAGGGLDLGSVHELLSQADREFARRFPERAGDPVYGWIDDYTEILAAIVERHAGWEPGAAREMLAPAARAWAAGGHAWRPYPDVVPALRELRALGVRLAAVSNWGASGRAVLQACGLLDLFDAVVLSSEVGVQKPHPRIFEHALGLLGASAEGAVMVGDDYVNDVAGAAGIGMRGILLDRFGLADRDAPPCAVARTMRGVVMAAADPEAHLPSAVPRARGGGPVAARPSASVVLLRDGPRGVEVLMGIRAPEGTMPDVAAFPGGSVQPGDLDGPTAPGSLLERAGGHRPHAGRGPSEGALWLRPSDVPDVAFRRAAVRETFEETGIWLGGAPRPGEAERERLLAGDVPGALAGLAPERLAGLVELGWLEAPPHLAVRFFTRFYAAPMPPGETPRPHTREFVRLEWWRPEDALNTGGPPLLLPTRAVLRRLTGFASAGALLAEARRAARPWLTPRAPMPYLP
- a CDS encoding 4a-hydroxytetrahydrobiopterin dehydratase; protein product: MWTTAGKIRKGAIGVPVLSPEERSHQLAGLVGWEDGGDEIRKRFAFSSFPQAMEFVAKVAELANRRNHHPDILIQYDKVTLILTTHREGGVTEKDIAFAQAVDALSSQ
- a CDS encoding nucleotidyltransferase family protein, translated to MRLLAAVLAAGAARRFGADKLSARLAGRPVLAWTLDGVLQAAPAFPLGVVVVAAPGRAPAGARVPGAAIPVRVVENPDAEEGMASSVRVAARCAQDLQADGLLLCLGDMPAAGGGVLRAIVDAWEPGWIVVAQGPSGPTPPALFPAADFPALLRLSGDRGARAVWEAARSRTRFLELPGEWWRDVDRPEDLAALERLLAR